In bacterium, the following are encoded in one genomic region:
- the map gene encoding type I methionyl aminopeptidase, whose amino-acid sequence MILKTKEEIEKIRQAGKILAQVAKTILAQVEVGVNLKSLDRLAKELITKAGGSPAFLNYRPYGADKPYAFSICTSLNEVVVHGTPKDYKLKNGDILKLDFGVDYQGYKADAAWTIGVGQISERAQKLLRVTEKALFDGIKAANIDKHLGDIGHAISDTVKQHGFSVVDGLTGHGVGKELHEDPSVFNEGKKGSGPVLKEGLVIAIEPMVSIGSPSIIQTKDEAYATADGSLSAHFEHTIALTENGTEILTLI is encoded by the coding sequence ATGATTCTTAAAACTAAAGAAGAAATTGAGAAGATCCGGCAGGCCGGAAAAATTTTGGCGCAGGTAGCAAAAACCATTCTCGCGCAGGTGGAAGTAGGCGTGAATCTTAAATCGCTAGACCGACTTGCCAAGGAGCTGATTACCAAAGCAGGGGGCAGTCCGGCGTTTTTGAATTACCGGCCATACGGCGCCGATAAACCATACGCCTTTTCTATCTGCACATCGCTAAATGAAGTCGTAGTGCACGGCACTCCGAAAGACTACAAGCTAAAGAACGGCGACATTTTAAAACTGGATTTCGGGGTGGACTATCAGGGCTACAAAGCTGACGCCGCTTGGACCATCGGAGTCGGACAAATCAGCGAGCGGGCGCAAAAATTGTTGAGAGTTACCGAAAAAGCCTTGTTTGATGGAATCAAAGCGGCAAACATCGATAAACATTTAGGTGATATCGGCCACGCAATCTCCGACACCGTTAAACAACATGGCTTTTCAGTAGTAGACGGGCTAACCGGTCACGGAGTTGGAAAAGAATTACATGAAGATCCTAGCGTCTTCAATGAAGGGAAGAAGGGGAGTGGCCCGGTATTAAAAGAAGGTCTAGTGATCGCTATCGAACCGATGGTCAGCATTGGCTCCCCTAGCATCATCCAAACAAAAGACGAGGCCTACGCGACCGCCGACGGCAGTCTTTCCGCCCACTTTGAGCACACGATTGCGCTGACGGAAAACGGCACAGAAATACTGACTCTGATATAA
- a CDS encoding nucleoside monophosphate kinase has product MAKAVVIYGPPGSGKGTQANLLAWTKNYIHFDTGKILEQSLNDPENLKDPEVKKEKENFDSGILVTPSFVLKLTAEKTKEIGESGFNIVFSGSPRTMFEAFGDDQNEGLISVLEKSYGKENVSFLFLKIDPQVAIKRNANRKVCSLCATAILYNDSTHHHTECPLCGAKLRTRAVDNLEVLQTRIKEYEERTKPIVDELKKRGYKILEVDGTPAPYIVFAEVKNNLGL; this is encoded by the coding sequence ATGGCAAAAGCAGTAGTAATTTATGGACCGCCCGGATCTGGAAAGGGGACACAGGCCAATCTTTTGGCATGGACAAAAAACTATATCCACTTTGATACCGGAAAAATTTTGGAGCAATCTTTGAACGACCCGGAAAATTTAAAAGATCCGGAAGTTAAAAAAGAAAAAGAAAATTTCGACAGCGGAATTTTGGTGACGCCGTCTTTCGTTTTAAAACTCACTGCGGAGAAAACAAAAGAAATAGGGGAGTCCGGTTTCAATATTGTTTTTAGCGGTTCACCTCGCACAATGTTTGAAGCCTTCGGCGATGATCAGAATGAGGGTCTGATTTCGGTTTTGGAAAAATCTTACGGGAAAGAGAATGTGAGTTTCTTGTTTTTGAAGATCGATCCGCAAGTGGCCATCAAGCGCAACGCCAACCGGAAAGTCTGCTCGCTTTGCGCTACGGCCATTCTATACAACGACTCTACCCACCATCACACCGAATGCCCGCTCTGCGGCGCTAAACTGCGCACCCGAGCCGTGGATAATTTAGAAGTACTCCAGACCCGCATTAAAGAATACGAAGAACGCACTAAGCCGATAGTTGATGAATTAAAGAAGCGCGGTTACAAAATTCTAGAAGTTGACGGAACCCCCGCTCCTTATATAGTCTTTGCGGAGGTCAAAAATAACCTGGGACTATAA
- a CDS encoding uL15 family ribosomal protein, producing the protein MQLHDLKPNHPLKAKKPRVGRGGKRGTMSGKGQKGQKSRAGHRIRPAERDFIQRLHKLRGIKNKPHEEGAAVLNVGVLAKMAKDGVISEKVLGKKVKILGEGEIKVALTIMGLEISKSAQAKIEKAGGKVVVGVRIVQPAKGMGKTRLPGRRIKVAEKTK; encoded by the coding sequence ATGCAATTACACGACTTAAAACCTAACCATCCGCTAAAAGCCAAAAAGCCGCGCGTCGGCAGAGGTGGTAAACGCGGAACTATGTCTGGAAAAGGGCAAAAAGGACAAAAGTCCCGCGCTGGCCATCGTATCCGTCCGGCAGAACGCGACTTCATTCAACGCTTGCACAAATTGCGCGGTATTAAGAATAAACCTCACGAAGAAGGAGCGGCAGTTCTTAACGTTGGAGTTTTAGCTAAAATGGCTAAAGATGGCGTTATCAGCGAAAAAGTTCTTGGGAAAAAGGTGAAGATTTTAGGAGAGGGAGAAATTAAAGTAGCGCTAACGATAATGGGCTTAGAAATTTCTAAGTCTGCGCAAGCAAAGATTGAGAAAGCCGGTGGCAAAGTAGTGGTAGGAGTAAGAATCGTACAGCCAGCGAAGGGGATGGGTAAGACGAGGTTGCCGGGCAGAAGGATAAAAGTAGCGGAGAAGACTAAATAA
- a CDS encoding Mur ligase domain-containing protein — translation MKQEKRNRVHFIGIGGIGMSALARYFLSEKWQVSGSDLSPSSITDELRKEGVKFFSGHKAANISTNIQLVVYNNAIPVSNQELSYAKELGLACRTYPEVVGELTRTYKTIAIAGSHGKSTTTAMTALILIEAGIDPTVIVGTKLKEFGPPSAPSGGGGKNFRKGKGGYLVLEADEWKAAFHHYSPFVATITNIDAEHLDFYKTFANVKKSFEKFKSQCHKIVERPTDKKIAEKIRRVLKIPGEHNVQNALNAYAVASFLEIPEKIILSALGKYQGAWRRMEYRGKLGNALVYDDYGHHPSEIKATLAGFRQKWPKNALICVFQPHQAKRLVALYDSFKTAFKDASRVVILPTYQVAGREAEKTNNRRLTTNDKTAEGLAKDIGATYVPHPEIDLKKVLLSLVARSSVVGRQSPPVIVMMGAGTINELTPKLLTTNY, via the coding sequence ATGAAGCAAGAAAAAAGAAACAGAGTTCATTTCATCGGCATCGGCGGGATTGGTATGAGCGCTTTGGCGCGATATTTTTTATCCGAAAAATGGCAGGTCTCCGGCTCCGACCTCTCCCCTTCATCTATTACCGACGAATTAAGAAAGGAGGGGGTGAAATTTTTCTCTGGTCATAAGGCTGCGAATATTTCTACAAACATCCAACTCGTCGTCTATAACAATGCGATTCCCGTCAGTAATCAGGAGTTAAGCTACGCTAAAGAGCTTGGACTCGCCTGCCGCACCTATCCGGAGGTCGTGGGTGAATTAACTAGAACTTACAAAACCATTGCCATCGCCGGCTCACACGGGAAAAGCACTACCACCGCAATGACGGCGCTGATTCTTATTGAAGCCGGAATCGATCCGACAGTAATCGTAGGCACAAAATTGAAAGAGTTTGGTCCGCCATCCGCCCCTTCTGGCGGAGGCGGAAAAAATTTCCGTAAGGGAAAAGGCGGGTATCTGGTGCTCGAGGCCGATGAATGGAAGGCCGCCTTCCACCACTACTCCCCTTTTGTGGCGACTATCACCAATATCGATGCCGAGCATTTGGATTTTTATAAGACTTTCGCCAACGTAAAAAAATCTTTTGAGAAATTTAAATCACAGTGCCATAAAATCGTGGAGCGTCCGACCGACAAAAAAATTGCGGAAAAGATTCGCCGCGTCTTAAAAATACCCGGAGAGCACAATGTGCAAAACGCCTTGAATGCCTACGCGGTGGCTAGTTTTTTGGAAATCCCAGAAAAGATAATTTTGTCGGCTCTGGGTAAATACCAAGGCGCTTGGAGGCGAATGGAGTATCGCGGAAAACTCGGGAATGCCCTCGTTTATGATGACTATGGCCACCACCCCTCCGAGATTAAGGCTACCCTAGCCGGATTTAGGCAGAAATGGCCTAAAAATGCCCTAATTTGCGTCTTTCAGCCCCATCAGGCCAAGAGACTAGTTGCGCTCTATGATAGCTTTAAAACGGCGTTTAAGGACGCTAGTCGGGTGGTTATTCTACCTACCTATCAGGTAGCGGGCCGGGAAGCGGAAAAAACCAACAACCGACGACTAACAACTAACGACAAAACGGCGGAGGGGCTGGCTAAGGACATCGGGGCCACTTACGTTCCCCATCCCGAAATAGACCTGAAAAAAGTCTTACTTTCCCTAGTCGCCCGGTCGTCAGTCGTAGGTCGTCAGTCGCCCCCCGTTATCGTAATGATGGGCGCCGGAACTATTAACGAACTAACCCCCAAGCTACTAACTACTAACTACTAA
- the secY gene encoding preprotein translocase subunit SecY — translation MNKLLQIFKIPDLRKKVFYVLLGLVAFRILGAIPIPGIDAAKLAQFFNSNQIFGFFNLFSGGGLTNLSIVMLGVGPYITATIIMQLLTMIFPSLKVMYYEEGAAGRAKFNRISRYLTIPLAALQAYTFLKLLGSQGILGTLTPLEALQNVLIITAGSMLLTWIGELIGEQKIGNGISLIIFAGIISALPTVIKNTVISFDPANLPTYIAFAILSVIIIAGVVFVNQGERKVPVSYSRRIRGNKVYGGSSSYLPLKINQAGVIPIIFAISIMLFPQFFAQIISLFAPEPAATLQNLINQFLNNQYIYSAVYFTLVVAFTYFYTSITFDPKEIAKNLQQSGGFVPGIRPGEPTGEYIGNLTKRLTLFGALFLGLIAVLPNLTQILTGVQTLTIGGTGLLIVVSVVLETIKQLDSELTLREYEGIQ, via the coding sequence ATGAATAAACTACTTCAAATCTTTAAAATTCCGGACCTAAGAAAGAAAGTTTTTTACGTTCTCTTGGGATTGGTAGCTTTCCGCATCCTTGGCGCAATCCCGATTCCGGGAATTGATGCCGCAAAGCTTGCCCAATTCTTTAATTCGAACCAAATTTTTGGCTTCTTCAACTTGTTTTCTGGTGGTGGTCTAACCAATCTCTCCATCGTAATGTTGGGAGTCGGTCCATATATCACCGCCACAATCATCATGCAGTTGCTCACAATGATTTTCCCAAGCTTGAAAGTGATGTACTACGAAGAGGGAGCGGCCGGCCGAGCTAAGTTCAATCGCATCTCCCGCTATCTCACTATTCCTCTAGCGGCTCTACAGGCATATACATTCTTAAAGTTGCTTGGTAGCCAAGGGATTCTAGGCACCCTAACACCACTAGAAGCCCTTCAAAATGTCCTCATTATTACTGCCGGTAGTATGCTCTTGACTTGGATTGGTGAATTAATCGGCGAGCAAAAAATCGGAAACGGAATCTCTCTTATTATCTTCGCCGGTATCATTAGCGCTCTTCCGACAGTCATTAAAAATACCGTCATCTCCTTTGATCCGGCGAATCTTCCTACCTACATCGCCTTCGCGATTCTTTCCGTGATTATTATCGCCGGAGTCGTCTTCGTGAACCAAGGAGAACGCAAAGTACCGGTCTCATATTCCCGACGTATCCGAGGGAATAAAGTTTATGGAGGCTCATCCAGCTACTTACCGCTAAAAATTAACCAAGCGGGCGTAATCCCGATTATCTTTGCCATTTCAATAATGCTTTTCCCGCAATTCTTTGCCCAAATTATTTCTCTTTTCGCGCCGGAGCCTGCGGCGACATTGCAAAACTTAATTAATCAATTCTTAAATAACCAATATATCTACAGCGCGGTCTACTTCACTTTGGTTGTCGCCTTCACTTATTTCTACACTTCGATCACTTTTGACCCCAAAGAAATTGCAAAGAATCTCCAACAGAGCGGGGGATTCGTGCCGGGAATTCGCCCGGGCGAGCCAACCGGAGAATACATCGGCAATCTTACCAAGCGATTAACTTTGTTCGGAGCTTTATTCTTAGGCTTGATAGCAGTTTTGCCGAACCTGACCCAAATCCTTACGGGGGTGCAAACTTTAACTATCGGCGGCACCGGCCTATTGATCGTGGTTTCGGTAGTATTGGAAACTATAAAGCAATTGGATTCGGAACTAACCCTCCGAGAATACGAGGGGATTCAGTAA